CCCTGAACTCGTCGTCGGTGAGCGTCTGGCGTCCGACCCCAAGGACGACCGAACGATGCCGGAAGTCTTCGCGGTCCTGCAGTTCGTAAAAGGCGGGGATGAGTTTGCGTTTGGCCAGGTCGCCCGTCGATCCGAAGATGACGAAGACGTGGGGTTCGGTGGCGGTATCAACCAAGCCGGTGACCGACGGATTCGGGCGAGATCATACGAGGGCCGCCCGTTTGTCCTCGATGGCTCCCAGCAGAGCTTCGAAGGCATCGATGAACGCTTGCACGCCGTCACGTTGTAACTTGTCGGTGATGGCGACGAGATCG
This Acidimicrobiia bacterium DNA region includes the following protein-coding sequences:
- a CDS encoding glucose-6-phosphate dehydrogenase: MVDTATEPHVFVIFGSTGDLAKRKLIPAFYELQDREDFRHRSVVLGVGRQTLTDDEFR